One stretch of Rosistilla oblonga DNA includes these proteins:
- a CDS encoding TrkH family potassium uptake protein: MNYRLLCRLLGIVCVLIGGSMLFSLPWALPGLANRTGADTPGIEVVEWDGVAALLGSVAVCVLFGAMLIRTGRSSKGAALFQKEAMAVVGLSWVLATVLGALPFWFSRTQIRPGEPVTFIESMFEAQSGFSTTGATVLTNLENPDMVPYCILFWRSSTHFLGGLGIVVLFVAILGQGSAGKAMMRAEMPGPTKEGSMPRMQATAWAFAGIYIGLNLILILIYRIEGMSMFDAVCHGFGTMATGGFSTWNASLGHFNSAAIDYTTIVFMILAGTNFTLLYLSLFDSPRRLFRDTEWRFYLGIIGVLSALIIFFGMRHHDAGFDTFSSSLRYSLFQVVSVITTTGYGTGDFDNWNNFGRGSLLLLMFVGGCAGSTGGGLKVIRHVLFYKILLLEVERVHHPRVVRPLTLGGSPTEDQELRKSIPVYFCLILGIFIASWLILITFEPSTTWGADLNRIAAVAEVMEEADPAADSNVTRRELKEHTLDEKLLDCASAVAATLNNIGPGLGVTGPTKNYAGFSQGGKLLFVWLMMLGRVEVFSVLVLLMPSFWRRF; this comes from the coding sequence ATGAATTATCGTCTGCTGTGCCGATTGCTGGGCATCGTCTGTGTATTGATCGGCGGGTCGATGCTGTTCAGTCTCCCCTGGGCGCTGCCGGGATTGGCGAACCGAACCGGTGCGGACACACCGGGAATCGAAGTGGTCGAATGGGATGGCGTCGCGGCGCTGCTGGGGTCGGTCGCTGTCTGCGTGCTGTTTGGCGCGATGCTGATCCGCACCGGACGGTCGAGCAAAGGGGCCGCGCTGTTTCAAAAAGAGGCGATGGCGGTCGTGGGACTCAGTTGGGTGCTGGCGACGGTTCTCGGAGCGCTGCCGTTTTGGTTCAGCCGCACGCAGATCCGTCCGGGCGAACCGGTCACCTTCATCGAATCGATGTTCGAGGCTCAATCGGGATTCAGCACCACCGGAGCGACAGTGCTGACCAATCTGGAAAACCCCGACATGGTCCCCTACTGCATTTTGTTCTGGCGCAGCAGCACCCACTTTCTCGGCGGGCTGGGAATCGTCGTTCTGTTCGTCGCGATCCTGGGACAGGGATCTGCGGGCAAAGCGATGATGCGAGCCGAGATGCCGGGGCCGACGAAAGAGGGCAGTATGCCGCGGATGCAAGCGACAGCGTGGGCCTTCGCCGGAATCTACATCGGTCTCAATCTGATCCTGATCCTGATCTATCGAATCGAAGGGATGTCGATGTTCGATGCCGTCTGCCACGGTTTTGGGACGATGGCGACCGGCGGCTTCAGCACCTGGAACGCCAGCCTGGGGCATTTCAATAGCGCGGCGATCGACTACACCACGATCGTATTCATGATCCTCGCGGGGACAAATTTCACGCTGCTGTATCTGTCGCTCTTCGACAGCCCCCGACGCTTGTTCCGCGATACCGAGTGGCGATTTTATCTCGGCATAATCGGTGTCCTCTCGGCCCTGATCATCTTCTTTGGGATGCGACACCACGACGCCGGCTTCGATACGTTCAGCAGTTCGCTGCGATACAGTCTGTTCCAAGTCGTCTCGGTGATCACAACAACCGGCTACGGCACCGGCGACTTCGACAACTGGAACAACTTCGGCCGCGGCAGCTTGCTGCTGCTGATGTTTGTCGGCGGTTGTGCGGGCAGCACCGGCGGCGGACTGAAAGTCATCCGGCACGTGCTTTTCTACAAGATCCTGTTGTTAGAAGTCGAACGCGTGCATCATCCTCGCGTCGTCCGGCCGCTGACGCTGGGGGGCAGCCCGACCGAAGATCAAGAGCTGCGGAAATCGATCCCCGTCTACTTCTGTTTGATCCTGGGGATCTTCATCGCATCGTGGTTGATATTGATCACCTTTGAACCCTCCACGACCTGGGGCGCCGACCTGAATCGGATCGCAGCGGTTGCCGAGGTGATGGAGGAGGCCGACCCGGCTGCCGATTCGAACGTCACCCGGCGCGAGCTGAAAGAACATACGCTCGATGAAAAACTGCTCGATTGCGCCAGCGCCGTCGCCGCCACGCTGAACAACATCGGCCCCGGATTGGGCGTTACCGGTCCGACAAAAAACTACGCCGGCTTCAGCCAAGGGGGCAAGCTGTTGTTCGTCTGGCTGATGATGCTCGGGCGCGTCGAAGTCTTCAGCGTCCTAGTCCTGCTGATGCCATCGTTCTGGCGACGCTTTTAA
- a CDS encoding DUF1592 domain-containing protein, which yields MLKSPSVPLRSPQRGIALAICLLFTAATSVAEDPAALAKRGKQLYVAQCASCHGDQGQGVNDRYEEPLFGDLAAEDLARVIHETMPSEKPEACVDQDALAVAEYMIGQFYTAEARAKNQPPRITLSRLTVEQYDNVLSDLVSHNDRIQLPKGKPGLKAQYYNARNTKADKLVIERVDPKIKFDFGQGSPDEKIGNEEFSINWSGLVIADETGDYEFTVATGNGVKLYVNDDRKPLIDGWVSSGGERRELTESIHLLGGRSYRLKLNFFKHRDKSASVELMWKPPHRPRQVIPSRSLRDQYTRPLFVSTTPLPPDDASFGFPRGTAVSKSWDEATTAAAVDAASAIVDQIDRLAKTKPDAADRREKIIKYCNQFVERAFRRPLDDEQRKFFVESQFAATDEIGEAVKRCVILTLKSPRFLYPTTPFGEVDSYDVASQISFALWDSIPDQRLMKVAKDGQLMKPDAVRKEVVAAVGDARTRAKLRGFFRRWLSLERAEEMSKDSEQYPQFSPELVADLRLSLDLFLEEVFWGDAPDYRRLLLSDTMYVNQRIADFYKIPHPADKDADDGERFVSVSLKGEPRAGVVTHPLVLAALAYHNDTSPIHRGVFVTRNLLGRVLNPPPIATVFEAAAFDPHLTMREKVSELTKSSQCQGCHHVINPLGFSLENYDAVGQYRTTEKDRKIEAASDYKSVSGKVIRLEGARDLALHAAESEAAQKGFIRQLFEHLIKQPPAAYGADTLDRLHASFVENNFNVRELMVDIVTIAAIHR from the coding sequence ATGCTCAAATCACCCTCTGTTCCATTGCGGTCACCGCAGCGCGGGATCGCGCTCGCGATCTGTCTGTTGTTCACGGCAGCGACATCCGTGGCGGAGGATCCCGCGGCGCTGGCGAAGCGCGGCAAACAACTGTACGTCGCGCAGTGCGCTTCGTGCCACGGCGACCAAGGGCAGGGCGTTAACGATCGCTACGAAGAACCGTTGTTTGGCGATCTGGCAGCCGAGGATCTGGCCCGCGTGATCCATGAGACGATGCCCAGCGAGAAGCCCGAGGCGTGTGTCGATCAAGACGCATTGGCGGTCGCCGAATATATGATCGGCCAATTCTATACCGCCGAAGCGCGAGCGAAGAACCAACCGCCGCGGATCACGCTGTCGCGGCTGACCGTGGAACAATACGACAACGTGCTGAGCGACTTGGTCAGCCACAACGACAGGATCCAACTGCCCAAGGGCAAGCCGGGTTTGAAGGCTCAGTACTACAACGCGCGGAATACCAAAGCCGACAAGTTGGTGATCGAACGGGTCGATCCGAAGATCAAATTCGATTTCGGTCAGGGGAGCCCCGACGAGAAGATTGGCAACGAAGAGTTTTCGATCAACTGGAGCGGATTGGTGATCGCCGACGAGACGGGCGACTACGAATTCACCGTCGCCACCGGCAACGGCGTCAAGTTGTATGTCAACGACGATCGCAAGCCGTTGATCGATGGCTGGGTCAGCAGCGGCGGAGAACGACGCGAGTTGACCGAATCGATTCATCTGTTGGGAGGCCGCAGCTATCGGCTGAAGTTAAATTTCTTTAAGCATCGCGACAAATCGGCGTCGGTCGAACTGATGTGGAAACCGCCGCATCGCCCGCGGCAAGTGATCCCATCGCGCAGCTTGCGCGATCAATACACGCGCCCGCTGTTTGTCTCGACCACGCCGCTGCCTCCGGACGACGCCAGCTTTGGTTTCCCGCGCGGCACCGCGGTCTCCAAATCGTGGGACGAAGCGACGACCGCAGCGGCAGTCGACGCGGCATCGGCGATCGTCGACCAGATCGACCGACTGGCGAAAACCAAGCCAGACGCTGCCGACCGACGCGAGAAGATCATCAAATACTGCAACCAGTTCGTCGAGCGAGCGTTCCGCCGACCGTTGGACGACGAGCAGCGGAAGTTCTTTGTCGAATCGCAATTTGCCGCAACCGATGAGATCGGCGAAGCGGTGAAGCGATGCGTGATCCTAACGCTCAAATCGCCAAGGTTCCTGTACCCGACAACTCCGTTTGGCGAAGTCGACAGCTACGACGTGGCATCTCAGATTTCGTTTGCCTTGTGGGATTCGATCCCCGACCAACGACTGATGAAGGTCGCCAAAGATGGCCAACTGATGAAACCCGACGCTGTGCGGAAAGAGGTTGTCGCGGCGGTCGGCGACGCGCGAACGCGGGCGAAACTGAGAGGCTTCTTCCGACGCTGGCTGTCGTTGGAACGAGCCGAGGAGATGTCGAAGGACAGCGAACAGTACCCTCAGTTCTCGCCCGAATTGGTCGCCGATCTGCGGTTGTCGTTGGACCTGTTCCTGGAGGAGGTCTTTTGGGGTGACGCTCCCGATTACCGTCGCTTGCTGTTGTCCGACACGATGTACGTCAATCAACGGATCGCCGACTTCTATAAGATCCCGCACCCGGCGGACAAAGATGCCGACGATGGCGAACGATTTGTCTCGGTCTCGCTGAAGGGAGAACCGCGGGCCGGCGTGGTCACGCATCCGTTGGTCCTGGCGGCACTGGCGTATCACAACGACACATCACCGATCCATCGCGGCGTGTTTGTCACGCGGAACCTGCTGGGACGCGTGCTCAATCCGCCGCCGATCGCAACGGTGTTCGAAGCGGCGGCGTTTGATCCACACCTGACGATGCGCGAGAAGGTTTCCGAACTAACCAAGTCGTCGCAGTGCCAAGGTTGCCACCACGTGATCAACCCGCTCGGCTTCAGCTTGGAAAACTACGATGCCGTCGGGCAATATCGAACGACCGAAAAGGATCGCAAGATCGAAGCGGCGTCGGATTACAAATCGGTCTCCGGAAAAGTCATCCGACTCGAAGGAGCACGCGACTTGGCGCTACATGCGGCCGAGAGCGAAGCGGCTCAGAAGGGCTTCATTCGCCAACTGTTTGAACACCTGATCAAACAACCGCCGGCCGCCTATGGTGCGGACACACTGGATCGATTGCACGCCAGCTTTGTCGAGAACAACTTCAACGTCCGTGAGTTGATGGTCGATATCGTAACGATCGCCGCAATACATCGTTAA
- a CDS encoding Gfo/Idh/MocA family protein: protein MENQGSHRRSFIKTSAAVAAAASVIQAPAPARAAGSNERLRIGFIGPGGRGFGAHVKKLAQLHKDGANIELVALAEVYSVQRDRVADYIEKETGFKPAKYVDYREMIEKENLDAVAIGTPDHWHAKQTIDALEAGLHVYCEKPMTKTVEESLKVVDAWRKSGKVMQVGVQSTSLPVWDEVRNLLQDGKLGKVLMYQTEYFRNSAQGQWRYYKLEPEMTPTNVDWKRWLGSDEGLADEIPFDRAVYKQWRRFWPFGSGMYTDLFVHRTTAMLKATGLRFPARVVGAGGLYMEYDGRDVPDVATVAADFPEGVHGLVNATMCNQETRIQQLIRGHNGSFVFGNGEQFDGFDFVPERSQVTRIRDQKTERIATKPVADTTYAHFKNWIEACAAEEPMQCNNTPELGAAAIAVVTLGARSYREGTVFFFDGDSGKISTTDPGWAASWEKLSAARAPVKHIPGWRAGDTGSVLEEPEYMKLAGPWVDGKDPA, encoded by the coding sequence GTGGAGAATCAAGGCTCTCATCGCCGCTCGTTCATCAAGACCTCCGCAGCGGTTGCTGCGGCTGCGTCGGTCATTCAAGCTCCCGCCCCTGCTCGTGCTGCTGGCAGCAACGAACGTCTGCGGATCGGTTTCATCGGTCCTGGCGGTCGCGGATTCGGAGCCCATGTGAAGAAGCTGGCTCAGCTGCACAAAGATGGTGCGAACATCGAACTTGTTGCTTTGGCGGAAGTCTATTCGGTGCAGCGCGATCGCGTCGCCGACTACATCGAAAAGGAAACCGGATTCAAGCCGGCCAAATACGTCGACTATCGCGAGATGATCGAGAAGGAGAATCTCGACGCCGTGGCGATCGGTACTCCCGACCACTGGCACGCGAAGCAGACGATCGACGCTCTCGAAGCGGGACTGCACGTCTACTGCGAAAAACCGATGACCAAGACGGTGGAAGAATCGTTGAAGGTCGTCGACGCGTGGCGTAAGTCGGGCAAGGTGATGCAGGTCGGCGTTCAATCGACCAGCCTGCCGGTATGGGACGAAGTCCGCAACTTGCTGCAGGACGGCAAGCTTGGCAAGGTCTTGATGTACCAGACCGAATACTTCCGCAACTCGGCTCAAGGCCAATGGCGGTACTACAAGCTTGAACCTGAAATGACGCCAACCAATGTCGATTGGAAGCGTTGGCTCGGATCCGACGAAGGCTTGGCCGACGAGATCCCCTTCGACCGCGCTGTCTACAAGCAATGGCGTCGTTTCTGGCCGTTTGGCTCGGGCATGTACACCGATCTATTTGTCCATCGCACCACCGCGATGTTGAAGGCGACCGGCCTGCGATTCCCCGCCCGCGTTGTCGGTGCCGGTGGATTGTACATGGAATACGATGGACGCGATGTTCCCGACGTGGCAACTGTCGCCGCCGATTTCCCCGAAGGTGTTCACGGTCTGGTCAACGCCACGATGTGCAACCAGGAAACTCGCATCCAACAACTGATCCGTGGACACAACGGATCGTTTGTGTTCGGCAACGGCGAACAGTTCGACGGCTTCGACTTCGTTCCGGAGCGATCGCAGGTGACGCGAATCCGCGATCAGAAGACCGAACGGATCGCAACGAAACCTGTCGCCGACACGACTTACGCCCACTTCAAGAACTGGATCGAAGCGTGTGCGGCTGAAGAGCCGATGCAGTGCAACAACACGCCCGAACTGGGAGCCGCGGCGATCGCTGTCGTCACACTGGGTGCACGCAGCTACCGCGAGGGGACTGTCTTCTTCTTCGATGGCGATTCGGGCAAGATCAGCACGACCGATCCGGGCTGGGCAGCCAGCTGGGAAAAACTGTCGGCTGCACGCGCACCGGTCAAACACATTCCGGGCTGGCGTGCTGGCGATACCGGCAGCGTGTTGGAAGAGCCGGAATACATGAAGCTGGCCGGCCCATGGGTCGACGGCAAAGACCCCGCTTAA
- a CDS encoding DUF1552 domain-containing protein, with translation MNHRNLGRRELLRKLGVSAAAIPFLSNLPSIASAAKANRRKQRLVIMFSPNGTIPDEFWPDQEGSDFELKRILAPLEPYKDRLLTLHGICNKVKGDGDSHMRGMSCLLTGTHLFPGNIQGGSHTPAGWASGISIDQEIKNFLQSNPETRTRFGELLFGVNVGDRADPWTRLSYAGPNKPVAPIEDPYRMFEKMYGRVEDQATIRSVLDSVQEDLRRVRGLISREDRRLLDEHESFVREMEKELKAGGKQTYAVSVPELESGVKNENDNAPLLGKMQIELMVNGLANDMNRVAVLQYTKSVGGARMNWLGIDENHHSLSHEPDDNKAAKEKLVKINTWFCEQLVYLAKRLDETPEPGGQGSLLDNTTIVWTNELGKGNSHTLNNIPFVMLGGGLGFKMGRSLKYNKQNHNRLLAAIANGMGHEITTFGDPNLCSDGVLTDLS, from the coding sequence ATGAATCATCGAAACCTGGGACGTCGAGAACTGTTGCGCAAGCTGGGTGTCTCGGCTGCCGCGATTCCGTTTTTGAGCAATCTGCCCAGCATCGCGTCGGCTGCCAAAGCAAACCGCCGCAAGCAGCGACTGGTGATCATGTTCAGCCCCAACGGAACGATCCCCGATGAATTCTGGCCCGATCAAGAGGGTTCCGATTTTGAGCTGAAACGGATCCTCGCACCGCTGGAACCCTACAAAGATCGACTGCTGACGCTGCACGGCATCTGCAACAAAGTTAAGGGTGACGGCGACAGCCATATGCGTGGGATGAGTTGCCTGTTGACGGGAACGCATCTGTTTCCGGGAAACATCCAAGGCGGTTCGCACACGCCGGCCGGCTGGGCTAGCGGCATTTCGATCGATCAAGAGATCAAGAACTTTTTGCAGAGCAATCCCGAAACGCGGACTCGATTCGGTGAACTACTGTTTGGCGTCAACGTCGGCGACCGCGCCGATCCTTGGACTCGGCTCAGCTACGCCGGTCCCAACAAACCTGTCGCGCCGATCGAAGATCCCTACCGGATGTTCGAAAAGATGTACGGCCGCGTCGAGGACCAAGCGACGATTCGCAGCGTCTTGGATAGCGTGCAAGAAGACCTCCGCCGAGTCCGCGGGCTGATCAGCCGCGAGGACCGCCGACTGTTGGACGAACACGAATCGTTTGTCCGCGAGATGGAGAAGGAACTAAAGGCTGGCGGCAAGCAGACCTACGCTGTCAGCGTTCCCGAACTGGAATCGGGAGTCAAAAACGAAAACGACAACGCTCCGCTATTGGGCAAGATGCAGATCGAATTGATGGTCAACGGTTTGGCCAACGACATGAATCGCGTCGCGGTGCTGCAGTACACCAAAAGCGTTGGCGGTGCCCGGATGAACTGGCTGGGGATCGATGAGAACCACCACTCGCTGTCGCACGAACCGGACGACAACAAAGCCGCCAAAGAAAAGTTGGTGAAGATTAACACATGGTTCTGCGAGCAACTGGTTTATCTAGCCAAGCGGCTCGACGAAACGCCCGAACCGGGTGGTCAGGGATCGCTGTTGGACAACACGACGATCGTCTGGACAAACGAACTGGGCAAGGGGAACTCTCACACCCTGAACAACATCCCATTTGTGATGCTCGGCGGCGGGCTGGGCTTCAAAATGGGCCGCTCGCTGAAATACAACAAACAGAACCACAACCGTTTGTTGGCGGCGATCGCCAATGGAATGGGACATGAAATCACTACCTTTGGAGATCCCAATTTGTGTAGCGATGGCGTGTTGACCGACTTATCATAA
- a CDS encoding PAS domain-containing hybrid sensor histidine kinase/response regulator produces MFRTLKTVVYTLLRPFRWVASRVPTRVRIVAALVAMVVVSFIGTLTLQVFPNPYVTTMEGRASFTESLAMSATTLISSGNREGLMALLEGIVRRQPDIISIGLRKPNGSLHVEAGEHSRHWNSNLLERKNGQVLSTDRQMVLPVYQRADKWAELEIAFEPYKPFLGIEPWKLVLIFVAPACFVQFYLFLGMILKQLDASGAVPTHVRDVLDNLGVGLVLLDLEYRVLLANPVIQNDLKMSQRQLLGQSASDLNWIAEDDTALPWTETLRRGAALSNRLLGIEVEGKHCIFSVNSTPIQTSEGTCQGVMVTFKDITTLEDHKRELAIAKDAAELANETKSQFLANMSHEIRTPMNAIVGFTDVLRRGLEQDPDRQLEYLDTIYSSGNHLVELINDVLDLSKIESAGVQLEIRECSPFQIVNEVITVLTGKANDQGIQLSSNVTGGIPETIQTDPTRLRQILINLVGNAVKFTESGGVRVSFVVVDGPTGPRMRFDVIDTGIGMDDQQLKRIFSPFVQADSSVTRRFGGTGLGLSISKKFAEAMGGGITVVSSPGEGSIFSVLIDVGSLEGVRMVSGEEAAAVLRSRQRAAADQGIASVRAGKILIVDDTPANVQLLKVVCSKAGMTVETAENGQIAIDMAAETLYDVILMDMQMPVMDGYSATTELRKRGVETPIVALTGNALEEDRRRCFDVGCSAFLAKPVNIDNLIKLLQELHGVGDAKQRTGKSSSQPIAVAASPAKEPPSGRIRSSLPMDLPEFQQVVAQFVDGLDHCVGELQQAIQTGDYDAVARHAHALKGTGGTVGFPQFTEPSRQLEEAAKHGDEALLLASIEEIRQIAQAVEGPDLSKPATSTT; encoded by the coding sequence ATGTTCCGCACCCTGAAGACCGTCGTTTACACGCTGCTGCGACCGTTTCGTTGGGTTGCTTCGCGAGTTCCCACGCGCGTGCGGATCGTTGCTGCTCTGGTGGCGATGGTTGTCGTCAGCTTCATCGGAACGCTAACGTTACAGGTTTTTCCAAACCCGTATGTCACGACGATGGAGGGGCGAGCGAGTTTTACCGAGTCGCTAGCAATGAGTGCGACGACGTTGATCTCTTCCGGGAATCGCGAAGGGCTGATGGCGTTGCTCGAAGGGATCGTCCGCCGCCAGCCCGATATCATTTCGATTGGGCTGCGAAAGCCAAACGGTTCGCTGCACGTCGAAGCGGGCGAGCACTCGCGGCATTGGAATTCAAATCTACTGGAACGCAAGAACGGCCAGGTCTTATCGACCGACCGCCAGATGGTGCTGCCGGTTTATCAACGTGCCGACAAGTGGGCTGAGCTGGAGATCGCGTTTGAACCGTACAAGCCGTTTCTGGGGATCGAACCGTGGAAGCTGGTGCTGATCTTCGTCGCTCCTGCCTGCTTTGTTCAGTTCTACCTGTTCTTGGGGATGATTCTGAAACAATTGGATGCATCGGGAGCGGTCCCGACGCACGTCCGCGATGTGTTGGACAACCTGGGCGTCGGGCTGGTGCTGTTGGATCTCGAGTATCGGGTGCTGTTAGCCAATCCGGTGATCCAAAACGATTTGAAGATGAGCCAGCGACAGTTGTTGGGGCAGAGTGCGTCGGATCTAAATTGGATCGCTGAAGATGATACGGCGCTTCCCTGGACCGAGACGCTGCGTCGCGGGGCGGCGCTGTCGAACCGATTGTTGGGTATCGAGGTCGAAGGCAAGCACTGCATCTTTAGCGTCAACAGCACGCCGATCCAGACTAGCGAAGGGACTTGCCAAGGCGTAATGGTAACGTTCAAAGACATCACGACCCTGGAGGATCACAAACGCGAACTGGCGATCGCTAAAGACGCCGCCGAATTGGCGAACGAAACCAAGAGTCAGTTCCTGGCGAACATGAGCCACGAGATCCGCACGCCGATGAACGCCATCGTTGGTTTCACCGACGTTCTGCGTCGCGGTTTGGAACAGGATCCCGATCGGCAATTGGAATACCTCGACACGATCTATTCCAGCGGCAATCACTTGGTCGAACTGATCAACGACGTGTTGGATCTGTCGAAGATCGAATCGGCGGGCGTGCAGTTAGAGATCCGCGAATGCTCGCCATTCCAGATCGTCAACGAAGTGATCACCGTGTTGACGGGCAAGGCAAACGATCAAGGCATCCAGCTCTCGTCAAATGTCACCGGCGGAATCCCCGAAACAATTCAAACCGATCCGACGCGGTTGCGTCAGATCTTGATCAACCTGGTCGGAAACGCTGTCAAGTTTACCGAGTCGGGCGGTGTCCGCGTAAGCTTTGTTGTGGTCGATGGGCCGACGGGACCACGGATGCGGTTCGACGTTATCGATACCGGAATCGGAATGGACGACCAGCAGTTGAAGCGGATCTTCAGCCCGTTTGTACAGGCTGATAGTTCGGTCACGCGGCGGTTCGGCGGCACCGGTTTAGGGCTTTCGATCAGCAAGAAATTTGCCGAAGCGATGGGAGGCGGGATCACCGTGGTCAGCAGTCCCGGCGAGGGGAGTATCTTCAGCGTGCTGATCGATGTCGGTTCGCTCGAAGGCGTGCGGATGGTCTCGGGCGAAGAGGCGGCAGCGGTCTTGCGCAGCCGTCAACGCGCTGCCGCCGATCAGGGAATCGCCAGCGTGCGAGCGGGCAAGATCTTGATCGTCGACGATACGCCGGCCAACGTTCAATTGTTGAAAGTCGTTTGCAGCAAGGCGGGGATGACTGTCGAGACAGCCGAAAACGGGCAGATCGCGATCGATATGGCCGCCGAAACGCTGTACGACGTGATTTTGATGGATATGCAGATGCCGGTCATGGACGGCTACAGTGCAACGACGGAACTTAGGAAGCGTGGCGTCGAGACTCCGATCGTGGCGTTGACCGGAAACGCGCTAGAAGAGGATCGCCGTCGCTGTTTCGATGTCGGTTGCAGCGCATTCCTCGCGAAGCCGGTGAATATCGACAACTTGATCAAGCTGTTGCAAGAATTGCACGGCGTGGGCGATGCGAAGCAGAGAACCGGCAAGTCGTCGTCGCAGCCGATTGCGGTCGCGGCGTCGCCAGCTAAGGAGCCTCCAAGCGGCCGAATCCGATCGAGCCTGCCGATGGATCTGCCCGAATTCCAGCAGGTCGTCGCACAATTTGTCGACGGGTTGGATCACTGTGTCGGCGAATTGCAGCAAGCGATCCAGACCGGCGATTACGACGCGGTCGCACGCCATGCCCACGCTCTGAAGGGAACCGGCGGAACGGTCGGATTCCCACAGTTCACCGAACCGTCGCGGCAATTAGAAGAAGCCGCCAAGCATGGGGACGAGGCCTTGCTGTTGGCTAGCATCGAAGAGATTCGACAGATCGCCCAAGCGGTCGAGGGGCCGGATTTATCCAAACCGGCCACCTCGACAACGTAA